The Deltaproteobacteria bacterium genome includes a region encoding these proteins:
- the gspG gene encoding type II secretion system protein GspG translates to MTTVRTTPRGFTLIEILVVIIVLGLLAALVGPRILGRVSEAKSATARTQIELLGLALDNYRLDNGMYPTSEQGLGALQEKPTREPIPLNWRGPYLRKALPLDPWGRPYIYMSPGEHNPSGYDLSTLGRDGQPGGEDEDADIASWK, encoded by the coding sequence ATGACGACTGTCAGGACGACGCCTCGGGGCTTCACGCTCATCGAGATCCTCGTCGTGATCATCGTGCTGGGCCTCCTCGCCGCGCTGGTCGGCCCCCGCATCCTCGGCAGGGTCTCCGAAGCAAAGAGCGCCACGGCCCGCACCCAGATCGAGCTGCTCGGACTCGCGCTCGATAACTACCGCCTCGACAACGGGATGTATCCCACCAGCGAGCAGGGACTTGGGGCGCTGCAGGAGAAGCCGACGCGCGAACCGATTCCCCTGAACTGGCGGGGTCCCTACCTCCGCAAGGCGCTGCCGCTCGACCCCTGGGGGCGCCCCTACATCTATATGAGCCCGGGCGAGCACAACCCGTCGGGCTACGATCTCTCCACGTTGGGACGCGACGGCCAACCGGGTGGGGAAGACGAGGACGCGGACATCGCGAGCTGGAAGTGA
- a CDS encoding general secretion pathway protein GspK, producing the protein FGQFATENRADAVVAALKQSPVRRLSELTLLPGVDDSLALAVAPYVTVWSDGFVNINSAPEPVLAALPVVGRAGARSLILRRQAGDVLTSIDVVRPGARPDLMTPGDVMAASGVPGALVSMMPSRLMLVSRGWQEGHPLTHEIQVVYAVVGQRLVVQARQERDL; encoded by the coding sequence CTTTGGTCAATTCGCCACCGAGAACCGCGCGGATGCCGTCGTTGCGGCCCTCAAACAGAGCCCGGTGCGACGGCTCAGCGAGCTCACCTTGCTCCCTGGCGTGGACGACTCACTGGCGCTCGCCGTGGCCCCATATGTCACGGTGTGGAGCGACGGCTTCGTTAACATCAACTCTGCGCCGGAGCCGGTGCTCGCCGCGCTGCCGGTGGTCGGTCGCGCCGGCGCGCGCAGCCTCATCCTCCGGCGGCAGGCCGGTGACGTGCTCACCTCGATCGATGTCGTTCGACCCGGAGCCAGGCCGGACCTGATGACTCCAGGCGACGTGATGGCCGCCTCCGGCGTGCCCGGCGCTCTCGTCTCCATGATGCCCAGCCGTCTGATGCTCGTCAGTCGCGGCTGGCAGGAGGGGCATCCCCTGACCCACGAAATCCAGGTGGTCTACGCGGTCGTGGGCCAGCGGCTTGTGGTCCAGGCGCGACAGGAGCGGGACCTGTGA